A window from Montipora capricornis isolate CH-2021 chromosome 7, ASM3666992v2, whole genome shotgun sequence encodes these proteins:
- the LOC138057952 gene encoding uncharacterized protein, with the protein MDRHMIIFAAFGLLLNCVFQSQQSNAAFLVLLMHYQQAFQRLVCAVRRRRVSLNRRHLRNRPWSWTLPRPAESWFEIHFDDRNIPEDYFCRQLRMKRGTFQALVGILTPWLTRENTRLRDCIPPEKVLALGIYRLAHGNSYVSIGPVFNVGKSTVIEAVQDVVSALFELKDEYIHFPQTVAETAASIGTFEDLPRLPNIVEAIDGTHIPVSAPRESAVDYFSRYRHHDFGIQAVADGKLLSLDFSAGYPGSMHDARILRNSSLYQKADQGDILTGPIANVNHHEIGPYLAGDSAYPISPWLQKPFPEATRDRSEIQFNRELSSARVKIGCAFGCLKSRWRILQKRLDSDIKFSVPIAVAYAVLHNFCITMGDDWDEDGNRDHHCRDDDNEDVVRDGEEIRDILKEFL; encoded by the coding sequence atggatcgtcataTGATTATTTTCGCGGCTTTCgggcttttgttgaattgtgtGTTTCAGTCTCAACAGAGCAACGCAGCGTTTTTAGTATTGTTGATGCACTATCAGCAGGCTTTTCAACGATTAGTGTGTGCTGTCAGAAGACGTAGGGTTAGCTTGAATAGACGTCATTTACGAAACCGTCCTTGGTCGTGGACTTTGCCGCGTCCGGCAGAGTCATGGTTTGAAATACATTTCGACGATAGAAACATTCCAGAAGATTACTTTTGTCGCCAGCTGAGAATGAAGAGAGGGACCTTTCAAGCCCTGGTTGGCATCCTGACGCCGTGGTTAACCAGAGAGAACACGCGATTGAGGGACTGTATTCCACCAGAAAAGGTTTTAGCCCTGGGAATATATAGACTTGCACATGGCAATTCATATGTCAGCATTGGACCTGTGTTTAATGTTGGCAAATCCACTGTAATCGAGGCCGTCCAAGATGTTGTGTCAGCTTTGTTTGAACTGAAAGATGAATATATACATTTCCCACAAACAGTGGCAGAAACCGCAGCCTCTATAGGAACATTTGAAGACTTACCTCGACTGCCAAACATTGTTGAAGCGATCGATGGCACCCATATACCGGTAAGTGCACCACGCGAGAGTGCAGTAGATTACTTTAGTCGCTATCGACATCACGACTTTGGAATTCAGGCAGTCGCTGATGGGAAACTGCTCTCTTTAGATTTTTCCGCTGGATATCCAGGAAGTATGCATGACGCTCGCATATTAAGGAACAGTAGTCTATATCAAAAAGCTGACCAAGGAGACATTCTCACTGGCCCCATCGCCAATGTTAACCACCACGAGATTGGCCCGTATTTGGCTGGTGACAGTGCTTACCCGATATCTCCATGGCTTCAAAAGCCATTCCCAGAGGCTACGAGAGACAGAAGTGAAATACAATTTAACCGTGAGCTGTCAAGTGCAAGAGTCAAAATAGGGTGCGCTTTTGGATGCCTTAAGTCACGCTGGAGAATTTTACAAAAGCGCCTTGATAGTGACATTAAATTCTCTGTCCCGATCGCTGTCGCATATGCTGTCCTACACAATTTCTGTATAACAATGGGGGACGATTGGGATGAAGACGGAAATCGAGATCACCACTGCCGTGATGATGACAACGAAGATGTTGTTAGGGATGGAGAGGAGATAAGAGACATCCTCAAGGAATTTCTCTAA